The Rissa tridactyla isolate bRisTri1 chromosome 6, bRisTri1.patW.cur.20221130, whole genome shotgun sequence genome includes a region encoding these proteins:
- the LOC128910900 gene encoding solute carrier family 22 member 15-like isoform X4 — protein MLIVLVGAVPEYHIDQEGIPVSRAELAKHIHFADNFTSIVTEWYLVEQEAYKVSLASSLFFAGLLIGNITFGPLSDKLGRKPVYISGLFFDVVFGYVTALAPNYDVFAVSRFFVGIVNGGMALVSFVLTQEYVGKSFWSFTGSLTNLTFAVGIAVYALLGYYIREWRYLTLVSNTPGVIFLLLSFMLPESPRWLYSQGKIAEAEDVLQYIALGNGKERLNIKLKPSTGTLRKDESAPGILNLVKHPVLRWRTIILMYIWYVCSFVYYGLTLNAGELRGNLYLNVALSGLVEIPAFPLCMFFIEKSWSGRRKTTTCFLIFAGFACIFTMFLPADAGLLLSPTLLALCGKMMVSAAFNIVYIYTSELYPTVLRNAGLGVCSMSCRFGGILAPFVPSMKSLSPSVPFVVFGISGLSAGFLTLLLPETLNKPIAESIEDLQGPKYQVLKDKDAEETS, from the exons TGGTACCTAGTTGAACAAGAAGCCTACAAAGTAAGCCTTGCATCATCCCTGTTTTTTGCTGGATTGCTCATTGGAAATATCACATTTGGCCCTTTGTCGGATAAACTGGGCAGGAAACCCGTGTATATCTCAg GTCTATTTTTTGATGTCGTTTTTGGGTATGTCACAGCATTAGCTCCGAACTATGACGTATTTGCAGTTTCACGTTTTTTTGTTGGAATTGTGAATGGTGGAATGGCTCTTGTGTCATTTGTCCTAACACAAGAATATGTAGGAAAATCATTTTGGTCATTTACAG GTTCATTAACTAATTTGACGTTTGCAGTTGGCATTGCTGTTTATGCTTTACTGGGTTACTACATAAGAGAATGGCGCTACCTCACCTTGGTATCGAATACTCCAGGAGtcatcttcctccttctttcttt TATGCTCCCAGAATCACCACGATGGCTGTATTCCCAAGGGAAAATTGCAGAAGCTGAAGATGTGTTGCAATATATTGCCCTTGGTAATGGAAAAGAGagattaaatataaaattaaaaccaagcaCAGGAACTTTGAGAAAGGACGAATCGGCACCTGGTATCCTAAACTTAGTAAAACACCCGGTCCTTCGGTGGCGAACCATCATACTGATGTACATCTG GTACGTCTGCAGCTTTGTGTACTATGGACTAACTTTAAATGCTGGTGAATTAAGaggaaatctgtatttaaatgtGGCTCTTTCTGGTCTTGTAGAAATTCCAGCATTTCCTCTCTGCATGTTTTTTATTGAGAAGTCCTG GTCTGGAAGACGTAAAACTACAACATGTTTTCTGATATTTGCAGGATTTGCATGTATATTTACCATGTTTTTACCAGCAGATGCTG GTCTGCTCCTCAGTCCCACTTTGTTAGCTTTGTGTGGAAAAATGATGGTCAGCGCGGCTTTCAACATTGTGTATATTTATACATCTGAATTATATCCAACAGTACTGAG AAACGCTGGCTTGGGTGTCTGTTCCATGTCCTGCAGATTTGGGGGCATTTTGGCTCCATTTGTGCCATCTATG AAATCTCTCAGTCCTTCTGTACCGTTCGTGGTGTTTGGGATCAGTGGGCTGTCAGCGGGATTCCTGACTCTCCTTCTGCCAGAAACGCTAAATAAGCCAATTGCTGAGAGCATTGAAGATCTCCAGGGTCCCAAATACCAAGTGCTTAAAGACAAGGATGCAGA GGAAACCAGTTAG